One part of the Homo sapiens chromosome 19, GRCh38.p14 Primary Assembly genome encodes these proteins:
- the UQCRFS1 gene encoding cytochrome b-c1 complex subunit Rieske, mitochondrial — MLSVASRSGPFAPVLSATSRGVAGALRPLVQATVPATPEQPVLDLKRPFLSRESLSGQAVRRPLVASVGLNVPASVCYSHTDIKVPDFSEYRRLEVLDSTKSSRESSEARKGFSYLVTGVTTVGVAYAAKNAVTQFVSSMSASADVLALAKIEIKLSDIPEGKNMAFKWRGKPLFVRHRTQKEIEQEAAVELSQLRDPQHDLDRVKKPEWVILIGVCTHLGCVPIANAGDFGGYYCPCHGSHYDASGRIRLGPAPLNLEVPTYEFTSDDMVIVG; from the exons ATGTTGTCGGTAGCATCCCGCTCAGGCCCGTTCGCGCCCGTCCTGTCGGCCACGTCCCGCGGGGTGGCGGGCGCGCTGCGGCCCTTGGTGCAGGCCACGGTGCCCGCCACCCCGGAGCAGCCTGTGTTGGACCTGAAGCGGCCCTTCCTCAGCCGGGAGTCGCTGAGCGGCCAGGCCGTGCGCCGGCCTTTGGTCGCCTCCGTGGGCCTCAATG TCCCTGCTTCTGTTTGTTATTCCCACACAGACATCAAGGTGCCTGACTTCTCTGAATACCGCCGCCTTGAAGTTTTAGATAGTACGAAGTCTTCAAGAGAAAGCAGCGAGGCTAGGAAAGGTTTCTCCTATTTGGTAACTGGAGTAACTACTGTGGGTGTCGCATATGCTGCCAAGAATGCCGTCACCCAGTTCGTTTCCAGCATGAGTGCTTCTGCTGATGTGTTGGCCCTGGCGAAAATCGAAATCAAGTTATCCGATATTCCAGAAGGCAAGAACATGGCTTTCAAATGGAGAGGCAAACCCCTGTTTGTGCGTCATAGAACCCAGAAGGAAATTGAGCAGGAAGCTGCAGTTGAATTATCACAGTTGAGGGACCCACAGCATGATCTAGATCGAGTAAAGAAACCTGAATGGGTTATCCTGATAGGTGTTTGCACTCATCTTGGCTGTGTACCCATTGCAAATGCAGGAGATTTTGGTGGTTATTACTGCCCTTGCCATGGGTCACACTATGATGCATCTGGCAGGATCAGATTGGGTCCTGCTCCTCTCAACCTTGAAGTCCCCACGTATGAGTTCACCAGTGACGATATGGTGATTGTTGGTTAA